A genomic window from Malassezia vespertilionis chromosome 6, complete sequence includes:
- the MYO1_2 gene encoding class II myosin (BUSCO:EOG092608L0; COG:Z; TransMembrane:3 (o1321-1344i1455-1475o1495-1518i); EggNog:ENOG503NW13) has product MVISKRAGAKKAGRAVPGAGASSNRGIVKADWREGFKKPQAGVSDMTLLTQITNDAINQNLQKRFANGEIYTYIGNVLISVNPFRDLGIYTDAILESYRGKNRLEMAPHVYAIAEGAYYNMLAYQENQCVIISGESGAGKTEAAKRIMQYIAAVSGDSAASGIHGIKDMVLATNPLLESFGCAKTLRNNNSSRHGKYLEIMFDAQGQPVGANITNYLLEKGRVVGQIRNERNFHIFYQFTKGATPQQREMFGLQGPEAYTYTADSKCLDVPGIDDTADFHAAVNAMHTIGLTEAEQTCILRMLAAILWLGNVSFAENAHGDAEVANPDVPSFLAYLLEVDAAAISRALTERIMETQRGGRRGSVYQVPLNTVQAAAVRDALSKAIYNNLFEWIVSRINVSLNARVASNNVIGVLDIYGFEIFENNSFEQLCINYVNEKLQQIFIELTLKKEQEEYAQEQIQWTPIDYFNNKIVCDLIEEKRPPGIFSTLNDAVATAHADSSAADSSFMQRSSMLSSNPHFEARGNKFLIRHYAGDVMYNVQGMTDKNKDALLKDILNLVDSSSNQFLKGLFPDRPDPESKKRPPSAGDRIKQSANLLVENLMRAQPSYIRTIKPNQNKSPSEYDTQAILHQIKYLGLQENIRVRRAGFAYRNTFEKIVQRFYLLSPATSYAGEYIWQGDARSGCERICIDTGIPRDEWQLGVSKGFIKNPETLFALETMRDRYWHNMAMRIQRAFRGYMRYKHECARRIQRVWRRSREGNDFLVMRDYGTQILAGRKERRRFSLVSMRRFLGDYLDVNGGAAEGRMLRAAAGISNGEPAVFSARAQLLVSRLGRTSRPSPRFLIMTNHTVYILVTHLVNKMPQTVCERRIPLTAIRSIGLSTLRDDWVILNTGADEGDPLLHLDFKTEFVSYVLKGTHGSVHVNIAPQLEYMRKGRKKAHVAFKKDESIPRGDVYKSSTVFVPSGEPPNSVSRPPARKKPGAVRPVTQGRLLRPGGPGQGAAGRSVPAPAQRRVPAAQRSVPAPVPSAPRGVPAAPATRSMPPSTGAAPSVSSGIGGLAPPTTDFGSMNLGARAVPAAPAPAAARIPTPAAPIPTPAAPIPTPAAPIPTPAAPIPTPAAPIPTPAAPIPTPAAPIPTPAAPIATPAAPIATSAAPIPAPTPSAVRPPARAPAAGPPRYRALYPFDTAEQGELPLQKGDIVTLEEKEPSGWWLARKDNVSGWVPADYLELVKDAPPPPAAKPRPPAPPKPSASTFTSSWTPSDSNAAPVNKTYPLHTAVPVMEERDALLVPHASAVEALHGIEVDYTMVRPKGRSMLRPYEIIWVVGVISLIVFLHVTAQCFIMWPYYQHTRSFTFAQYLGATIPHHCLACYLYLTYYVCLNADAGGVPNGWAPVLVSQHDETKAPSEHRRYCHKCDAFKPPRSHHCRVCRRCVLRMDHHCPWIGNCVGHGTYAPFLRFVTAVCLTVSYHLGMLILRVTDYWNEDGYFIRPSNTVVVLLVLNLLFAIPVFGMVGFLTLYHYYLLAVNMTSIESWETDRVSRQIRRGQIPYAAFPFDVGVWRNIASILGHNVVWWAWPWQRPPKDGLSYAVSLKDPDAQYFWPPRDPRARPTKGFSDASDEDALYDSGSSDDEIDAPEERMLQHASVRVRRGSEGLEVRAPQYNQQFWDEYLNAAPPTTASRWAALASAPADPVYTHEDDVPLATLVRRKRSGMLEDE; this is encoded by the exons ATGGTGATTTCGAAGCGAGCCGGCGCGAAAAAGGCGGGGCGCGCGGTGCCCGGTGCAGGTGCGTCATCTAACCGCGGCATCGTCAAAGCCGACTGGCGCGAAGGATTCAAGAAACCGCAGGCCGGCGTCTCGGACATGACGCTCCTTACGCAGATCACCAACGACGCGATCAACCAAAACTTGCAGAAGCGCTTTGCCAACGGCGAGATTTAC ACATACATTGGCAATGTGCTTATTAGTGTCAATCCGTTCCGCGATTTGGGCATCTACACGGACGCGATTCTTGAGAGCTACCGCGGCAAGAACAGATTGGAAATGGCGCCGCACGTGTATGCGATTGCGGAAGGAGCCTACTACAACATGCTTGCCTACCAAGAGAACCAGTGCGTGATTATTTCCGGTGAGTCCGGTGCGGGCAAGACCGAGGCGGCGAAGCGAATTATGCAGTACATTGCCGCTGTCAGTGGCGACAGCGCCGCCTCTGGCATTCACGGCATCAAGGATATGGTGCTTGCCACAAACCCGCTGCTGGAAAGTTTCGGGTGCGCCAAGACGTTGCGGAATAACAACTCTTCCCGCCACGGAAAGTACCTCGAAATTATGTTTGACGCCCAAGGCCAGCCCGTCGGCGCCAACATTACCAACTACTTGCTGGAAAAGGGGCGCGTGGTGGGCCAGATCCGCAACGAGCGCAACTTCCACATATTCTACCAGTTCACCAAGGGAGCGACGccccagcagcgcgagatgTTTGGGCTGCAAGGTCCCGAAGCATACACCTACACTGCCGACAGCAAGTGCCTCGATGTGCCCGGCATCGACGACACAGCCGACTTTCATGCTGCAGTGAACGCGATGCACACAATTGGCCTCACCGAAGCCGAGCAGACGTGCATCTTACGCATGCTCGCCGCCATTCTCTGGCTTGGCAATGTATCGTTTGCGGAGAATGCGCATGGAGACGCCGAGGTTGCGAACCCCGACGTGCCCTCTTTCTTAGCCTACCTCCTTGAAGTCGATGCCGCTGCGATTTCCCGTGCTTTGACAGAGCGCATCATGgagacgcagcgcggcgggcggcgcggctctGTGTACCAAGTGCCGCTCAACACAGTCCAAGctgcggccgtgcgcgacgcactgAGTAAAGCGATTTACAACAACTTGTTTGAGTGGATCGTATCGCGCATCAATGTCTCGCtcaatgcgcgcgtcgcctCGAACAATGTGatcggcgtgctggacaTTTACGGGTTCGAAATTTTCGAGAACAACTCTTTCGAGCAGCTCTGCATCAACTACGTTAACGAGAAGCTGCAGCAAATCTTTATCGAGCTCACTTTGAAGAAAGAGCAAGAAGAATACGCACAAGAGCAGATCCAATGGACGCCGATCGACTACTTTAACAACAAGATCGTGTGCGATCTGATCGAGGAGAAACGGCCGCCCGGCATCTTTAGCACGCTGAACGACGCTGTGGCGACCGCACACGCCGACTCCAGCGCTGCGGACAGCTCTTTTATGCAGCGATCCTCCATGCTCTCGTCGAACCCGCACTTTGAGGCGCGTGGAAACAAGTTCTTGATCCGGCACTATGCCGGCGATGTGATGTACAATGTGCAAGGCATGACGGACAAGAACAaagatgcgctgctcaaagACATCCTCAACCTTGTCGACAGCTCCTCCAACCAGTTCCTCAAAGGCCTCTTTCCGGACAGACCCGACCCAGAGAGCAAGAAACGCCCGCCGAGTGCGGGCGATCGTATCAAGCAGAGCGCCAATTTGCTGGTGGAGAATTTgatgcgtgcgcagccGTCCTATATCCGCACCATCAAACCCAACCAAAACAAGAGCCCGAGCGAGTACGATACGCAAGCCATTCTGCACCAGATCAAATACCTCGGTCTCCAGGAGAATAtccgcgtgcgccgcgctgggtTTGCCTACCGCAACACGTTCGAAAAGATTGTCCAGCGCTTCTATTTGCTTTCCCCTGCCACGTCGTATGCGGGCGAGTATATCTGGCAaggcgacgcgcgcagtggCTGCGAGCGGATTTGTATTGATACAGGTATCCCTCGCGACGAATGGCAGCTCGGCGTGTCCAAAGGTTTTATCAAGAATCCCGAGACCTTGTTTGCGCTGGAAACGATGCGCGATCGCTACTGGCACAATATGGCGATGCGTATTCAGCGTGCTTTCCGTGGCTACATGCGGTACAAGCATGAATGTGCGCGCCGAATTCAGCGGGtgtggcggcgcagcagggAAGGCAACGATTTCCTTGTCATGCGCGACTACGGCACGCAAATCCTCGCTGggcgcaaggagcgccgccgcttttccTTGGTCAGTATGCGGCGTTTCCTTGGCGATTACTTGGACGTGAATGGAGGGGCTGCCGAAGGCAGGATGCtccgtgccgctgcggGGATTTCGAATGGTGAGCCTGCTGTCTTTAGCGCTCGTGCTCAGCTGCTTGTCTCGCGGTTGGGGCGCACAAGTCGGCCCAGTCCGCGATTCCTGATCATGACCAACCACACTGTTTACATCCTGGTCACGCATCTCGTGAACAAAATGCCACAGACTGTGTGTGAGCGCAGGATTCCTCTCACGGCGATCCGCAGTATTGGCCTCTCAACCTTGCGCGACGATTGGGTTATTTTGAATACAGGCGCAGACGAGGGCGACCCGCTTTTGCATTTGGATTTTAAGACGGAGTTTGTCTCGTACGTGCTCAAGGGGACGCATGGAAGTGTGCATGTAAATATCGCGCCGCAACTTGAGTACATGCGCAAAGGGCGGAAGAAGGCACATGTCGCGTTCAAGAAAGATGAGTCGAttccgcgcggcgatgtGTACAAGAGCTCGACGGTGTTTGTGCCTTCGGGTGAGCCACCCAATTCAGTTTCGCGTCCGCCGGCGAGGAAAAAGCCTGGGGCGGTGCGGCCTGTGACGCAGGGGCGGCTCTTACGGCCGGGCGGGCCTggacaaggcgcagcgggACGAAGTGTTCCAGCACCggcccagcggcgcgtcccAGCGGCCCAACGCAGCGTCccagcgcctgtgccgtcCGCGCCTAGAGGCGtccctgcagcgccagcgacTCGCTCTATGCCGCCATCGACAGgggcagcgccgagcgtgtcTTCGGGAATTGGCGGCCTTGCACCGCCTACTACCGACTTTGGCAGCATGAACTTGGGCGCTCGTGCCgtgccggcggcgccagcgccagcggcggcgcgcatcccgacgccagcagcgcctaTCCcgacgccagcagcgcctaTCCcgacgccagcagcgcctaTCCcgacgccagcagcgcctaTCCcgacgccagcagcgcctaTCCcgacgccagcagcgcctaTCCcgacgccagcagcgcctaTCCcgacgccagcagcgcctaTCGCaacgccagcagcgcctaTCGCAACGTCAGCAGCGCCTATCCCAGCGCCCACGCCATCTGCCGTACGTCCCCCAGCACGAGCTCCAGCTGCAGGCCCTCCTCGGTACCGAGCCCTTTATCCGTTCGACACCGCCGAGCAAGGCGAACTGCCCCTGCAAAAAGGCGACATCGTCACCCTTGAAGAGAAAGAACCGAGTGGCTGGTGGCTTGCCCGGAAAGACAACGTATCCGGCTGGGTACCTGCCGACTACTTGGAGCTTGTCAAAGACGCTCCTCCCCCACCAGCAGCAAAGCCGCGCCcccctgcgccgcccaaacCATCCGCGTCTACATTCACGTCGTCATGGACGCCTTCCGACTCGAATGCCGCGCCCG TAAACAAGACGTATCCTTTGCACACCGCTGTGCCCGTCATGGAAGAACGGGATGCATTGCTCGTGCCGCACGCGTCTGccgtcgaggcgctgcacggcatcGAGGTTGACTATACCATGGTTCGCCCCAAAGGCCGATCCATGCTCCGTCCCTACGAAATTATCTG GGTCGTCGGAGTGATTTCCTTGATTGTCTTTTTGCATGTAACGGCACAGTGCTTCATCATGTGGCCGTACTACCAACACACACGCTCTTTTACATTTGCACAATACCTCGGGGCCACGATTCCCCACCACTGCCTTGCCTGCTACCTGTACCTGACGTATTATGTCTGTCTCAACGCCGACGCTGGCGGTGTCCCTAACGGGTGGGCGCCAGTTCTTGTTTCTCAGCACGATGAGACGAAAGCACCATCTGAGCACCGGCGGTACTGCCACAAGTGCGACGCTTTCAAACCACCGCGCTCGCACCACTGTCGTGTGTGTCGTCGCtgtgtgctgcgcatggacCATCACTGCCCCTGGATCGGCAACTGTGTTGGGCATGGGACGTACGCGCCGTTTTTGCGCTTTGTGACGGCAGTGTGCCTCACTGTATCCTACCATCTCGGCATGCTCATCCTGCGCGTAACCGATTACTGGAACGAGGACGGGTACTTTATCCGGCCGTCCAATACGGTGGTCGTCCTCCTTGTCCTTAATCTCTTGTTTGCCATTCCAGTGTTTGGCATGGTGGGGTTTCTTACCTTGTACCACTACTACCTCCTCGCCGTGAACATGACCTCGATCGAGTCTTGGGAAACGGACCGCGTCTCGCGCCAAATTCGGCGCGGCCAGATTCCATACGCGGCGTTCCCGTTCGATGTGGGAGTCTGGCGGAATATCGCATCGATTTTGGGGCATAATGTAGTGTGGTGGGCGTGGCCGTGGCAGCGTCCGCCCAAAGATGGGCTTTCGTACGCGGTCTCTCTCAAGGACCCAGACGCACAGTACTTTTGGCCTCCGCGCGATCCTCGCGCAAGGCCGACAAAAGGCTTTTCCGACGCATCGGATGAGGATGCACTGTACGACTCGGGCTCGAGCGATGACGAGATCGACGCgcccgaggagcgcatgctgcagcacgcttcggtgcgtgtgcgccgcggcagtGAGGGTCTcgaagtgcgcgcgccgcagtatAACCAGCAGTTTTGGGACGAGTACCTCAACGCTGCGCCCCCAACCACAGCGTCACggtgggcggcgctggcgagTGCGCCTGCGGATCCTGTATATACACACGAAGACGACGTTCCATTGGCCACCCTcgtacggcgcaagcgaagCGGGATGCTAGAGGATGAATAG